A region of Malaciobacter marinus DNA encodes the following proteins:
- a CDS encoding TonB-dependent receptor, translated as MNKKLTNIIVVSLVASSTLLATTTKNIKLDEITVSANKMDETIKQIPQSISIIDNFTIEEKEIKSIPEIIEYIPNLSSTFMYSDRVNFRGINTSIFTNNNPVVIYIDGIPHSSVYAFDASILNIERVEVLRGPQGALYGKDSIGGVINIVTKKPTNETEGFVSLEYGSNNFRQANFNISGAIIKDKLFFGLNGLLGKDDGWQTNHNENQNKDIDKSKFHKLNTTFYYKPTDKLSMNLSLFDDKNYRYGFEGGAIPQNETINDYKREDFKNVNYESDTYMKTKSKAQSLKLEYNFNENVNLSSITANKKVDIDGTWDVDLGNNPNYDQMSMFQDATSKNFSQEFRITGENNYLRYVFGLYFEKDEFNFHNYGQEYPSYLAGNPFGTGVDVKFNAKSKATSKTYASFGQVVIPFLEDYELTLGGRYQKVKKKMNLDNYMHPTNTNATPYFEFNEEHTWNTFLPKIALSKRLNNELSTYITVSKGYLPGGYNNFASNGSEKENRFDAQTSINYELGLRGSLLEDKLYLSSSIFYMDIEDIHVYSTDPVTSMMYTSNAGEATSKGLELELKYNINDNWSIDTAIGIIQAKYSNYKDSNGNDNKNKKIERTPSHSINLGLSYYAGNGLYGRFDIKNQGDMYFNAQNSLKQDSYTVANAKIGYLFKDFDIYAYVKNITDESYIVAVEEMAEFRQLTYGKGRFIGLGLKYSF; from the coding sequence ATGAATAAAAAGTTAACAAATATAATTGTAGTCTCATTAGTAGCAAGTAGTACTCTTCTTGCTACTACAACTAAAAATATAAAACTTGATGAGATAACAGTTAGTGCAAATAAAATGGATGAAACTATAAAACAAATACCGCAAAGTATCTCAATTATAGATAATTTTACTATTGAAGAAAAAGAGATAAAAAGTATTCCAGAAATTATTGAATATATTCCTAATTTATCTTCAACTTTTATGTATTCTGATAGAGTTAATTTTAGAGGAATCAATACCTCAATATTTACAAATAATAATCCTGTAGTTATATATATAGATGGAATTCCACATAGTAGTGTTTATGCTTTTGATGCATCAATATTAAACATAGAAAGAGTTGAAGTACTAAGAGGTCCTCAAGGTGCATTATACGGCAAAGATAGTATTGGCGGAGTTATAAATATAGTAACAAAAAAACCTACAAATGAAACAGAAGGCTTTGTAAGTTTAGAGTATGGAAGCAACAATTTTAGACAAGCAAACTTTAATATCAGCGGAGCAATTATAAAAGATAAACTCTTTTTTGGACTAAATGGACTTTTAGGAAAAGATGACGGTTGGCAAACAAATCATAATGAAAATCAAAATAAAGATATTGATAAAAGCAAATTTCACAAATTAAATACAACTTTTTATTATAAGCCAACAGATAAATTAAGTATGAATTTAAGTCTTTTTGATGATAAAAACTATAGATATGGATTTGAGGGTGGAGCTATACCTCAAAATGAAACTATTAATGATTACAAAAGAGAAGATTTCAAAAATGTGAATTATGAGTCTGATACATACATGAAAACAAAATCAAAGGCTCAATCACTTAAATTAGAATATAATTTTAATGAAAATGTAAACTTATCTTCTATTACAGCTAACAAAAAAGTTGATATTGATGGAACATGGGATGTTGATTTAGGTAACAATCCAAATTATGATCAAATGTCAATGTTTCAAGATGCAACTTCTAAAAACTTTTCTCAAGAATTTAGAATCACAGGAGAAAATAATTATTTAAGATATGTATTTGGCTTATATTTTGAAAAAGATGAATTTAACTTTCACAATTATGGACAAGAATACCCAAGTTATTTAGCAGGAAATCCTTTTGGTACTGGAGTTGATGTAAAGTTTAATGCCAAATCAAAAGCTACTAGTAAAACTTATGCAAGTTTTGGACAAGTTGTTATTCCATTTTTAGAAGATTATGAATTAACACTTGGAGGTAGATATCAAAAAGTAAAAAAGAAAATGAATTTAGATAACTATATGCATCCAACAAATACTAATGCAACTCCTTATTTTGAATTTAATGAAGAACATACATGGAATACTTTTTTACCTAAGATTGCTCTTTCTAAAAGACTTAATAATGAACTTTCAACTTACATAACTGTTTCAAAAGGTTATTTACCAGGAGGTTACAACAACTTTGCTTCAAATGGAAGTGAAAAAGAAAATAGATTTGATGCACAAACTTCAATAAATTATGAATTAGGGCTTAGAGGTTCACTTTTAGAAGATAAACTATATTTATCATCTTCAATTTTTTATATGGATATTGAAGACATTCATGTTTACAGTACAGACCCAGTAACAAGCATGATGTATACATCAAATGCTGGAGAAGCCACATCAAAAGGATTAGAATTAGAACTTAAATATAATATCAATGATAATTGGAGTATTGACACAGCTATTGGTATAATTCAAGCAAAATATAGTAATTATAAAGACTCTAATGGAAATGACAATAAAAATAAAAAAATAGAAAGAACACCTAGTCACTCAATTAACTTAGGCTTATCATACTATGCAGGAAATGGTTTATATGGAAGATTTGATATAAAAAATCAAGGAGATATGTATTTTAATGCTCAAAATAGTTTAAAACAAGACTCTTACACAGTTGCAAATGCAAAAATTGGATACCTATTTAAAGATTTTGATATTTATGCTTATGTAAAAAATATTACAGATGAAAGTTATATTGTTGCAGTAGAAGAGATGGCAGAATTTAGGCAATTAACTTATGGAAAAGGAAGATTTATAGGATTAGGATTAAAATATAGTTTTTAA
- a CDS encoding helix-turn-helix transcriptional regulator, with translation MSSNNLTFEFDNKNSKMILPKDKVIANITDKKITDSIYFIKSNLIFKEDLVVESKSKIDGIMLDFNLSGDITYHSKISNHGLQTFKNRTDIELVNEEETESFVKKGEVNKITLVVKKELLSQILPDCEVFKILNYLEKNNCHKILSSKLTGNNVNKLLNQLHMNELYVNDLNTLFLQSKVLELVYYEFNTLFTTKDNKQKIKFSEEDMQALKKAKVIINSLDPNCTISYLSKRVALNEFKLKYGFKKFFNTSPGALVLETRMQKAKELLSTGDYNIAEVSSIVGYKHQQSFSTAFFKYFKVNPKELVKNRTYYF, from the coding sequence ATGTCATCAAATAATTTAACTTTTGAATTTGATAATAAAAATTCAAAAATGATTTTGCCTAAAGATAAAGTTATTGCAAATATAACAGATAAAAAAATAACAGACTCAATTTACTTTATAAAATCAAATTTGATTTTCAAAGAAGACCTTGTAGTTGAATCAAAATCTAAAATAGATGGAATTATGTTAGATTTTAATCTTAGTGGAGATATAACTTATCATTCAAAAATTTCAAATCACGGATTACAAACTTTTAAAAATAGAACTGATATTGAATTAGTAAATGAAGAAGAAACAGAATCTTTTGTAAAAAAGGGTGAAGTAAATAAAATCACTTTAGTAGTAAAAAAAGAGTTGTTATCACAAATTTTACCAGATTGTGAAGTATTTAAAATATTAAACTATTTAGAAAAAAATAATTGTCATAAAATATTATCAAGTAAATTAACTGGCAATAATGTAAATAAACTATTAAACCAGTTACATATGAATGAACTATATGTTAATGATTTGAATACACTTTTTTTACAATCAAAAGTTTTAGAATTAGTTTATTATGAATTTAATACTCTTTTTACAACAAAAGATAATAAACAAAAGATTAAATTTAGTGAAGAAGATATGCAGGCTTTAAAAAAAGCAAAAGTAATTATCAATTCATTAGATCCTAATTGTACAATTTCTTATTTATCGAAAAGAGTTGCGTTAAATGAATTTAAGTTAAAATATGGATTCAAAAAGTTTTTTAATACTTCCCCTGGAGCCCTAGTGCTAGAAACAAGAATGCAAAAAGCAAAAGAGTTATTAAGTACAGGTGATTACAATATTGCTGAGGTTTCAAGTATTGTAGGCTATAAACATCAGCAAAGTTTTTCGACTGCTTTTTTTAAGTATTTTAAAGTTAATCCAAAAGAGTTGGTAAAAAATAGAACTTATTATTTTTAA
- a CDS encoding TonB-dependent receptor domain-containing protein, with the protein MNRKILLSSIASLAIFSLNANAKDTNKINSVDVWETEIVSSSLNLGKDSIETKQADHLSDLLRGLPGVDVGGSHSMNNKIIIRGIKDEDINITIDGAKQPNVDMFHHQSTLKVNPDILKKVNIEVGANSVVHGELGGSIEFETKDGKDFLENGEKVGAIVSTKYNSNDSVGASLATYGKITNNSDFFIYYDHIENENWKTGDGTKEKGREGTIKNLLLKYGIDLDDTQRVSFSYDRLEDEGDYHPRPNFSTAVNEAINVARGAQADLIHPTEYIRNTYTLKHTVDKGENLLINSSLYFNEMDLTRHESNSNRRGDVFNAVVENKGFSTKAQSNINYKDILNTFTYGLSYDVQTSEVTTDGDAYGDDEEAKTFALFIEDTIDFNNGLILTPGIRATKYKLDGVVADVSEKKITYSLAAEYAVTDSFSLLASHTTLFKGAPMQEVFASYRTRATTQNSSIKSETGYNNELGFKYIKDNVLGADNIGILTKYYVTKINDDIGFNNAYQMVNLGDTKTKGIEASFAYNLNDFNALFTYSRMDSEVLYTGEALEQETGDTFTLGLNYQTTPEIGLSWQSIFVKDENDVKDIEKEGYHVHDLAVKYTPKSIKGLKVIAGIDNIFDKAYASHSSFQGDLRAFGDATDYEPGRNFKVTLSYKF; encoded by the coding sequence ATGAATAGAAAAATACTTTTAAGTTCAATTGCTTCTTTAGCAATTTTTTCTTTAAATGCAAATGCAAAAGATACAAATAAGATAAATTCAGTTGATGTTTGGGAAACTGAAATTGTTAGTTCTTCTTTAAACTTAGGAAAAGATTCAATTGAAACTAAGCAAGCTGACCACTTAAGTGATTTATTAAGAGGATTACCAGGTGTTGATGTTGGAGGAAGTCACTCAATGAATAATAAAATTATCATTAGAGGAATAAAAGATGAAGATATCAATATTACTATTGATGGTGCAAAACAGCCTAATGTTGATATGTTTCACCATCAAAGTACTCTAAAAGTTAATCCTGATATTCTAAAAAAAGTAAATATTGAAGTGGGTGCAAACTCTGTAGTTCATGGAGAACTAGGAGGTTCAATAGAGTTTGAAACAAAAGATGGAAAAGACTTTTTAGAAAATGGTGAGAAAGTTGGAGCAATTGTTTCTACTAAATATAATAGTAATGATAGTGTTGGAGCATCACTTGCTACATATGGAAAGATAACAAATAACTCTGATTTCTTTATTTATTATGACCATATTGAAAATGAAAATTGGAAAACTGGAGATGGAACCAAAGAGAAAGGAAGAGAGGGTACTATTAAAAACCTTTTATTAAAGTATGGTATTGATTTAGACGATACACAAAGAGTATCTTTTTCTTATGATAGATTAGAAGATGAAGGTGATTATCACCCAAGACCAAATTTTAGTACAGCAGTAAATGAAGCAATTAATGTTGCAAGAGGAGCTCAAGCAGATTTAATTCATCCAACTGAATATATTAGAAACACTTACACATTAAAGCATACAGTTGATAAAGGTGAAAATTTACTTATAAACTCTTCTTTATATTTCAATGAAATGGATTTAACAAGACATGAATCAAACTCTAATAGAAGAGGAGATGTTTTCAATGCTGTTGTAGAAAATAAAGGTTTTAGCACAAAAGCTCAATCAAATATCAACTATAAAGATATTCTTAATACTTTTACATATGGACTTTCTTATGATGTTCAAACAAGTGAAGTAACTACTGATGGAGATGCTTATGGAGATGATGAAGAAGCTAAAACTTTCGCACTATTTATTGAAGATACAATTGATTTTAATAATGGCCTTATATTAACTCCAGGAATTAGAGCTACAAAATATAAACTTGATGGAGTTGTTGCTGATGTAAGTGAAAAAAAGATAACTTACTCTCTTGCTGCTGAATATGCAGTTACAGATAGTTTCTCATTACTTGCAAGTCATACAACACTATTTAAAGGTGCTCCAATGCAAGAGGTTTTTGCAAGTTATAGAACAAGAGCTACAACACAAAACTCAAGTATTAAATCAGAAACAGGTTATAACAATGAGCTTGGGTTTAAATATATCAAAGATAATGTACTAGGTGCAGATAATATTGGAATATTAACTAAATATTATGTTACAAAAATCAATGATGATATTGGCTTTAATAATGCATACCAAATGGTTAATTTAGGAGATACAAAAACAAAAGGTATAGAAGCAAGCTTTGCATATAATTTAAATGACTTTAATGCTTTATTTACATACTCAAGAATGGATTCAGAAGTACTTTATACAGGCGAAGCACTTGAACAAGAAACAGGAGATACATTTACTCTTGGATTAAACTATCAAACTACACCTGAAATTGGACTTTCTTGGCAATCAATTTTTGTTAAAGATGAAAATGATGTAAAAGATATAGAAAAAGAGGGTTATCATGTACATGATTTAGCTGTTAAATATACACCAAAATCAATAAAAGGTTTAAAAGTAATTGCTGGAATTGATAATATATTTGATAAAGCTTATGCTTCTCACTCTTCTTTTCAAGGGGATTTAAGAGCATTTGGTGATGCAACGGATTATGAGCCAGGAAGAAACTTCAAAGTTACTCTTTCTTATAAATTCTAA
- a CDS encoding response regulator, producing the protein MNKLMEFLQKTVEILIVEDEMVLAIDMESSLEEMGYEISGIESTAQDAIKHVNENKPDIVIMDINLKGYKSGLEAAKEIWQTHKIPIIFLTSYSDDLTVKKSMESEPYAYLIKPCREKDIDIAIKTALHKHNYFFKNKNLMSEQIVIDLAQNYKYDRTKRVLSKGLNSIKLTGNELKFFDILSENPKESVSFEQIISYIYRDESVSDMGKLRTLVYRLRAKLDAEVFENIYEFGYRLKLD; encoded by the coding sequence ATGAACAAATTAATGGAATTTTTACAAAAAACTGTAGAAATATTAATAGTAGAAGATGAAATGGTATTAGCAATTGATATGGAAAGCTCATTGGAAGAGATGGGATATGAAATATCAGGAATAGAATCAACAGCACAAGATGCAATAAAACATGTAAATGAAAATAAGCCAGATATTGTAATTATGGATATTAACTTAAAAGGCTACAAAAGTGGATTAGAAGCTGCAAAAGAGATTTGGCAAACTCATAAAATACCAATTATTTTTTTAACTTCTTATAGTGATGATTTAACAGTTAAAAAGTCTATGGAGAGTGAACCTTATGCATATTTAATAAAGCCTTGTAGAGAAAAAGATATTGATATTGCTATTAAAACAGCACTTCATAAGCACAACTATTTTTTTAAAAATAAAAATCTAATGAGCGAGCAAATAGTTATTGATTTAGCCCAAAACTATAAGTATGATAGAACAAAAAGAGTTTTATCAAAGGGCTTAAATAGTATAAAATTAACAGGAAATGAATTAAAATTTTTTGATATTTTAAGTGAAAATCCAAAAGAGTCAGTTAGTTTTGAGCAAATAATTTCATATATCTATAGAGATGAATCAGTATCTGATATGGGAAAACTAAGAACATTAGTATATAGATTAAGAGCAAAGCTTGATGCTGAGGTTTTTGAAAATATTTATGAGTTTGGCTATAGGTTAAAACTTGACTAG
- a CDS encoding histidine kinase dimerization/phosphoacceptor domain -containing protein has translation MTSFNTLAKLSFSSKLFLSFTALALVLLSILFLLIIPKMEKEQYEHEIKQVEQTIALNTQQLNLAVKYIRNDGKKNYKIIRLNIEAKLRNLSLKLKKSSFLQQESLLKKFSKELSCQVALIDNSNKQSYHLNNMLNNDGYIQYKNSNHKVNTWKNYIKKHEKNFCPSITSHIVYSMEFDENSNLLLSCNSDLFYDHENNEEKKIKKYVQKSFSYTNHLHKGNTFLMWLNIKDATNNPLYNKKDKPTNNKYCISKLSDVKSINTGTLSANDILRASNGEPIIHILNDKKALTWVRSINNNPVRRLIFLTTVYEEDLYKAIDKAFWKLFPAALMSFVFAILIGYLLFRKFSKSLDTLVNTSKQVQSGNLKFRSNIKGEDSIGQLGQTFDLMLDSMETNIKLLDLKVEERTQELKKSLDEKNTLLKEIHHRVKNNLAFTISLIKLQKRKVSDKNTKEVLTDIQERVYIMELVHRKLYESKDLNKIPFKKYINELIYDIKNAYYIEHLDIKLNIDDIFLDIEHALPCGLIINECLTNSLKYAFEEKSSHNFFEITFKKQDLQYVLEIADNGKGLPKDFDIYKSKSLGLRLIVSISQKQLLGNISYKNSGGLKYIISFES, from the coding sequence TTGACTAGCTTTAATACTCTAGCAAAGTTATCTTTTTCTTCAAAACTTTTTTTATCTTTTACTGCATTAGCTTTAGTTTTATTATCTATTCTTTTTTTACTTATCATACCAAAAATGGAAAAAGAACAGTATGAACATGAGATAAAACAAGTAGAGCAAACAATTGCTTTAAATACACAACAACTTAATTTAGCAGTTAAATATATTAGAAATGATGGAAAGAAAAACTATAAAATAATTAGATTAAATATAGAAGCGAAACTTAGAAACTTATCTTTAAAATTAAAAAAATCATCATTTTTACAACAAGAATCTCTTCTTAAAAAGTTTTCTAAAGAACTGTCTTGTCAAGTAGCTTTAATAGATAATTCAAATAAGCAATCATATCATCTAAATAACATGCTAAACAATGATGGCTATATTCAATATAAAAATTCAAATCATAAGGTAAATACTTGGAAAAACTATATAAAAAAACATGAAAAAAACTTTTGTCCTTCAATTACTAGTCATATAGTTTATAGTATGGAGTTTGATGAAAATAGCAATTTACTACTCTCTTGTAATAGTGATTTGTTTTATGACCATGAAAATAATGAAGAGAAAAAGATAAAAAAATATGTACAAAAAAGTTTTTCATATACAAATCACTTACATAAAGGAAATACTTTTTTGATGTGGTTAAATATAAAAGATGCTACAAATAATCCTTTATATAATAAAAAAGATAAGCCTACAAATAATAAATATTGTATTAGTAAGTTATCTGATGTAAAGAGTATAAATACAGGTACATTAAGTGCAAATGATATTTTAAGGGCAAGTAATGGTGAGCCAATTATTCATATCTTAAATGATAAAAAAGCTTTAACGTGGGTTAGAAGTATTAATAATAATCCTGTAAGAAGATTAATATTTTTAACAACAGTTTATGAAGAAGATTTATATAAGGCGATTGATAAGGCCTTTTGGAAGCTTTTTCCTGCTGCACTTATGTCTTTTGTTTTTGCAATACTAATTGGATATTTATTGTTTAGAAAATTCTCAAAAAGTTTAGATACCTTAGTAAATACATCAAAACAAGTACAAAGTGGTAATTTGAAGTTTAGATCAAATATAAAAGGTGAAGACTCAATTGGACAATTAGGTCAAACTTTTGATTTGATGCTTGATTCTATGGAAACTAATATTAAACTTCTTGATTTGAAAGTTGAAGAGAGAACGCAAGAGTTAAAAAAATCTCTAGATGAAAAAAATACACTTTTGAAAGAGATTCACCATAGAGTAAAAAATAATTTAGCTTTTACTATTAGTTTAATAAAACTTCAAAAACGAAAAGTAAGTGATAAAAATACAAAAGAAGTTCTTACTGATATTCAAGAAAGAGTTTATATTATGGAATTAGTTCATAGAAAACTTTATGAAAGTAAAGATTTAAACAAAATTCCTTTTAAAAAATATATCAATGAACTTATTTATGATATTAAAAATGCATATTATATTGAACATTTAGATATAAAGCTTAATATTGATGATATATTTTTAGATATTGAGCATGCATTACCTTGTGGTTTGATAATTAATGAATGTTTAACTAATAGTTTAAAATATGCTTTTGAAGAAAAATCATCTCATAACTTTTTTGAAATAACTTTTAAAAAGCAAGATTTACAATATGTTCTTGAGATTGCTGACAATGGAAAAGGCTTACCAAAAGATTTTGATATTTATAAAAGCAAAAGCTTAGGACTAAGACTTATTGTTTCTATTTCACAAAAACAACTACTAGGAAATATAAGTTATAAAAATAGTGGTGGATTAAAATATATAATAAGCTTTGAGAGTTAA
- a CDS encoding DUF4198 domain-containing protein produces the protein MKKMKKAFLATVILGVNTLLAHSLWINSFESFSHKPSHAIVSLGWGHSLPIDDILNSPNGRIVIEDFSLINPKGEKTQLKIPSSETAKASKTTKDFDLYDADIALQKIALKKESIKGVYTVQANSKPTFYTSYLDSKNRQRLKLKPKNEVKDIKKILMSVRYQANAKSYLTLDKWTEQKATNKGLEIIPKTDLSNVRVGDFVEFEVLFMGKPLNASPSSMDYIKAASNTFGQKEGFALMSSIVDGKAQIRVQSAGQWIVSCNHKTTITKDGPLKELYNKVNYSFIASSLTFNVKE, from the coding sequence ATGAAAAAAATGAAAAAAGCTTTTTTAGCAACTGTTATTTTAGGTGTTAACACTTTATTGGCACATAGTTTATGGATTAACTCTTTTGAGTCATTCTCTCATAAACCAAGTCATGCAATAGTTAGTTTAGGATGGGGACACTCACTTCCCATTGATGATATACTTAACTCACCCAACGGAAGAATTGTTATAGAAGATTTTTCTTTAATTAATCCAAAAGGAGAAAAAACACAATTAAAAATTCCTTCAAGTGAAACTGCAAAGGCAAGTAAAACAACTAAAGATTTCGATTTATATGATGCCGATATTGCTTTACAGAAAATTGCTCTAAAGAAAGAGAGTATAAAAGGGGTTTATACCGTTCAAGCCAATTCTAAACCTACTTTTTATACAAGTTACTTAGATTCAAAGAACAGACAAAGATTAAAATTAAAACCAAAAAATGAGGTCAAAGATATTAAAAAAATATTAATGTCTGTAAGATACCAAGCAAATGCAAAATCTTATCTTACTTTAGACAAATGGACAGAACAAAAAGCTACAAACAAAGGACTTGAAATCATTCCTAAGACTGACCTTTCAAATGTAAGAGTAGGAGACTTTGTTGAGTTTGAGGTTTTATTTATGGGAAAACCTTTAAATGCAAGTCCTTCAAGTATGGATTATATCAAAGCTGCTAGCAATACTTTTGGTCAAAAGGAAGGATTTGCTTTAATGTCATCTATCGTAGATGGAAAAGCACAAATAAGAGTTCAAAGTGCAGGACAATGGATTGTATCTTGCAATCATAAAACAACAATAACAAAAGATGGTCCATTAAAAGAGTTATATAACAAGGTGAATTATTCATTTATTGCTAGTAGCTTAACTTTTAATGTAAAAGAATAA
- a CDS encoding TonB-dependent receptor, with product MKKDLLVKSILLSVIASSFLLAKNEPQKFEEVTVTANKIEENIQKVPQSITVISNEELEEKRITNIEGVVNEIPNMNFEKALNGSLSTNFRGLSGSTFTLSNPVIIYIDGVPYYDRYDYNPSFINVSQVEILRGPQGTLYGKDSTGGVINIITKEPENEWHGSINAEAGNYGYTKGAFNTSGALIDNKLYAGINGSLKSDDGWLTNKYSGMNKDANRTKAKRLSAFTIYKPTDKLSSKFIISHDYDKEYGRRGINIDNTIPINDLKRDKNVSFDVPSYITRKTNSQSLKFDYELEKMKMESVTIHKDFDIDIVHDSDFLSGTSSDGLASLIISDVETWSQELKFSSKNQDIKWVTGLFFDDEKREQGPYGNASSRGTANVVSIIDTNTYAAFGQVMIPLNDFELTLGGRYQRISKNIKSDFYTSFTDTSNSLHKYDDNKSWNTFLPKIALSYSINNNLMAYTSVSKGFIPGGFNFYSTSDGSDSSFEPEKSTNYEFGIKYQQDDYTINAAIFRMEMEDLHVYSTLPGGVFVTDNAEKAHSQGIEFDARYYLGNNLEITASVGLIEAKYDDYTDASVNYDGQKITGTPKFTTSLGISYFAQKGLYGRIGFKGRGKTGFRRNGKVEETDGGFTANTKVGYKINDWDIYGYITNITDEEYVVSYGRGVGFNDPRRFGVGVKYTF from the coding sequence ATGAAAAAAGACCTACTAGTCAAAAGTATATTATTATCAGTAATTGCAAGTAGCTTTTTATTAGCTAAAAATGAACCTCAAAAGTTTGAAGAAGTTACTGTAACTGCAAATAAAATAGAAGAAAATATACAAAAAGTTCCACAAAGTATTACAGTAATAAGTAATGAAGAGTTGGAAGAAAAAAGAATAACTAATATCGAAGGTGTAGTTAATGAAATACCTAATATGAATTTTGAAAAAGCTCTAAATGGTAGTTTGTCTACTAACTTTAGAGGCTTATCAGGTTCAACCTTTACTCTTAGTAATCCTGTTATTATCTATATTGATGGAGTTCCATATTATGATAGATATGATTACAATCCTTCTTTTATAAATGTTTCTCAAGTGGAAATTTTACGAGGACCTCAAGGTACACTTTATGGAAAAGATTCTACAGGAGGAGTTATAAATATTATTACTAAAGAACCTGAAAATGAATGGCATGGAAGTATCAATGCTGAAGCAGGAAACTACGGTTATACAAAAGGAGCTTTCAATACAAGTGGAGCACTCATAGATAATAAACTGTATGCGGGTATTAATGGTTCTTTAAAATCGGATGATGGTTGGCTTACAAATAAATATTCAGGTATGAATAAAGATGCCAATAGAACAAAAGCAAAAAGATTAAGTGCTTTTACAATCTATAAGCCTACAGATAAATTATCAAGTAAATTTATTATCTCTCACGATTATGACAAAGAGTATGGGAGAAGAGGAATAAATATTGATAATACTATTCCTATAAATGATTTAAAAAGAGATAAAAATGTTAGCTTTGATGTTCCTTCTTATATTACAAGAAAAACAAATTCTCAAAGTCTAAAATTTGATTATGAATTAGAAAAAATGAAAATGGAATCTGTAACCATACATAAAGATTTTGATATTGATATCGTACATGACAGTGATTTTTTATCAGGAACTAGCAGTGATGGTTTAGCTTCACTTATCATTTCAGATGTTGAAACGTGGTCGCAAGAATTAAAATTCTCGAGTAAAAATCAAGATATAAAATGGGTAACAGGACTATTTTTTGATGATGAAAAAAGAGAACAAGGTCCATATGGAAATGCAAGTAGCCGAGGTACTGCAAATGTAGTCTCAATAATTGATACAAATACCTATGCAGCTTTTGGTCAAGTTATGATTCCTCTAAATGATTTTGAATTAACTCTTGGAGGAAGGTACCAAAGAATAAGTAAAAATATCAAATCTGATTTTTATACTAGCTTTACTGATACATCTAATAGTCTTCACAAATATGATGATAATAAAAGTTGGAATACTTTCTTGCCTAAAATTGCTTTGTCTTATAGTATCAACAACAATTTAATGGCATATACCTCAGTTTCAAAAGGATTCATTCCTGGTGGTTTTAATTTTTATTCTACAAGTGATGGTAGTGATTCCTCTTTTGAACCTGAAAAATCTACAAACTATGAATTTGGAATAAAATATCAACAAGATGACTATACTATAAATGCAGCTATATTTAGAATGGAAATGGAAGACTTGCATGTATATAGTACTTTACCCGGTGGTGTTTTTGTAACAGATAATGCAGAAAAAGCCCATTCTCAAGGTATAGAATTTGATGCAAGATATTATTTAGGCAATAATTTAGAAATAACAGCAAGTGTAGGACTCATTGAAGCAAAATATGACGATTATACAGATGCAAGTGTTAACTATGATGGACAAAAGATTACTGGAACTCCTAAATTTACAACTTCTTTAGGAATATCATATTTTGCCCAAAAAGGCCTTTATGGAAGAATAGGATTTAAAGGAAGAGGAAAAACAGGGTTTAGAAGAAATGGTAAAGTTGAAGAAACAGACGGTGGTTTTACTGCAAACACAAAAGTAGGATATAAAATCAATGATTGGGATATTTATGGATATATTACAAATATTACAGATGAAGAATATGTCGTATCTTATGGTAGAGGTGTAGGTTTTAATGATCCAAGAAGATTTGGAGTTGGAGTAAAATATACATTTTAA